The proteins below are encoded in one region of Polypterus senegalus isolate Bchr_013 chromosome 2, ASM1683550v1, whole genome shotgun sequence:
- the eef1akmt1 gene encoding EEF1A lysine methyltransferase 1 gives MSDSEEDDCPRLSAETLAALQEFYLEQQPSTVTKNFAVGAIEEDWQLSQFWYSDDTAEHLAKEVISAIGRGSKIACISAPSIYQKLKELHHEDVSVVILEYDKRFSVYGEEFIFYDYNSPLSLPDSITPNSFDIVVADPPYLSEECLTKTAQTIKFLTKGRILLCTGAVMEELAEQLLGVKMCEFIPKHNRHLGNEFRCYVNYRSSLNSTVQTSNS, from the exons ATGTCTGACAGTGAGGAGGACGACTGTCCACGGCTTTCGGCTGAAACTCTGGCGGCACTTCAGGAGTTTTATCTGGAGCAACAGCCAAGCACAGTTACAAAGAACTTTGCAGTGGGAGCCATTGAAGAGGACTGG CAGTTAAGCCAGTTCTGGTACAGCGATGACACAGCAGAGCACCTTGCCAAAGAAGTCATTTCAGCCATTGGGAGAGGCAGCAA AATTGCTTGCATCAGTGCTCCAAGCATTTACCAGAAGTTGAAGGAGCTTCACCATGAAGATGTTTCTGTGGTTATCCTAGAATATGACAAGAGGTTTTCAGTGTATGGAGAAGAATTCATCTTCTATGACTATAACAGCCCCCTCTCCTTACCAGACAGCATAACGCCCAACAGTTTTGATATCGTCGTAGCTGATCCCCCTTATCTGTCAGAAGAATGCCTCACCAAAACAGCACAGACAATTAAATTTCTTACAAAAGGAAGAATTCTTTTATGTACAg GAGCAGTCATGGAAGAACTCGCAGAACAGCTTCTTGGAGTCAAGATGTGTGAATTTATCCCAAAACACAACAGACACTTAGGCAATGAATTCAGGTGCTATGTGAACTACAGATCTAGTCTGAACTCAACAGTGCAGACTTCTAATAGTTAA